ATCGCCGGGTGTTCGGTCGCAAGGCGGGATCTGCGGCAGGAAAGCAAAGCGGAAGGAGACGTCGATGATGAATCGCCTGTGTGGAGCGGGATTGGCCTGCGTGATGTTCCTGCTCGGTTGCGTGATCGCGTCTCCGGCGTCGGCGGCGGCCGACCGGGACAAGTTGTTGAGCGAACCCGGGGTGTATGGCACCTTTGCCGCGTTTCGCATCGAGACCGATTGGGGGAAGCTGGATCAGGCCACACGGATCGCCAACCTCACGTCCTTCAAAGGGGTCGTGGAGCAGCATCGGGAGAAATTGGCGATCGATACCTATTTGATGCGCGGCCTGTCGGACCATGCCGACTTTATGTTGCGGGTGCACGGCACGGATTTAAAGGATGCCCAGCAGTTTCTGGTGGACCTGCAGAACAGCGCCTTTGGCCGGTATCTCACCAGCGTAGTGCTGCTCAATGGCCTCACGAAGAAGCCCAATTATGTGCCAGGATTTTCTGAACAGTTAAAATCGGATCTCAAGGGCTCGAGCGAATCGGGGCCCTATGTCATGGTGCTGCCGATCCGCAAAGACACGGAGTGGTGGTCGTTTCCTCAAGAGAAGCGCGCCGCGATG
The DNA window shown above is from Nitrospira sp. and carries:
- a CDS encoding chlorite dismutase family protein, translated to MMNRLCGAGLACVMFLLGCVIASPASAAADRDKLLSEPGVYGTFAAFRIETDWGKLDQATRIANLTSFKGVVEQHREKLAIDTYLMRGLSDHADFMLRVHGTDLKDAQQFLVDLQNSAFGRYLTSVVLLNGLTKKPNYVPGFSEQLKSDLKGSSESGPYVMVLPIRKDTEWWSFPQEKRAAMMQEHTEAALPYQKTIKRKLYHSTGLDDFDFITYFETAKPEEFHSLILALNKVKEAKHNRRMGNPTLVGTVRSLDQLIEVLAQ